The following proteins come from a genomic window of Desulfobacterales bacterium:
- a CDS encoding helix-turn-helix transcriptional regulator produces MKALADLSRLVRELRQRTGLTQEKFAAKLGVTYPTINRWENGRAKPSPLALKQIEDLLRSLGDRSQDLLQEFFGGEEN; encoded by the coding sequence TTGAAGGCCCTGGCTGACCTATCCCGATTAGTTCGTGAGCTTCGGCAACGAACGGGGCTCACACAAGAAAAATTCGCGGCCAAGCTCGGCGTGACCTACCCGACCATCAACCGATGGGAGAATGGTCGTGCAAAGCCTTCTCCGCTGGCGCTGAAGCAGATTGAGGATTTGCTGCGAAGTTTGGGCGACCGCAGCCAAGACCTATTGCAGGAGTTCTTTGGCGGAGAGGAGAACTGA
- a CDS encoding aldehyde ferredoxin oxidoreductase N-terminal domain-containing protein: MIDNKHELKVLMLDAATGFYRMQRYRVGDFFGPVDLGIHLAFKHNALTIGAGLLAGSVFPGSNRLIFAGISPCWHGFYVSSMGGAALVFDNLGINMLSLVGKAPHPSLLYLNRSHGEEIKVELIQVVPEQIWESGRQGVYAVMEAAIRMFGPRYEKDPRVLAVGPAACFTDFGAIGSAPVKKGELTHVDTWAGRGGFGSKLFQEHGLLGIIYGGTHIDDDFRDRSVADEWFQDKFNQRMAAKDMEATTKYRYDPKFNTGGTFGINYAAMDGDILAFNYRTIHWRQEKRRDLHERFILNHYLKQFNEETIEAKQQRTCGEPCAAVCKKMHGIFKKDYEPYQTMGPLCGVFDQRAAEQLNHHADRLGFDAISVGGTLAWLMDCLDDGLITPASLGVTQKPRWEMATFDVVSDSMHNAELGMALLNQMILPGGKISLQFGVRKFARRLSREKGRAVLDRFVYNAFARQGWMVPNQYWTPGALAPMAITGKYYMHYGRDFLPPRELGRENARRMLKELILDNLGFCRFHRAWAETLLPEILNNLFGEKDAFLRSITLTASRITSRNASVFWESERNMDMVFEFLKNKKRIDGANHPELDRWIEFFTRDKHAAAYEFWYDMHKGIHEMLREYPV; encoded by the coding sequence ATGATAGACAATAAACATGAACTCAAAGTGCTGATGCTGGATGCAGCCACCGGCTTTTATCGCATGCAACGTTACCGTGTCGGCGATTTTTTCGGCCCCGTGGACCTGGGGATTCATCTGGCCTTCAAGCATAACGCCTTGACCATCGGCGCCGGGCTTTTGGCCGGCTCTGTTTTTCCCGGATCCAACCGGCTAATATTCGCAGGCATCTCTCCCTGCTGGCACGGTTTTTATGTCTCCTCCATGGGTGGCGCGGCCCTGGTTTTTGACAACCTCGGGATCAATATGCTCAGCCTGGTCGGCAAAGCCCCGCATCCTTCGCTTTTGTACCTGAACCGCAGCCACGGCGAAGAAATCAAAGTGGAACTGATTCAGGTCGTACCCGAACAGATCTGGGAATCCGGCCGCCAAGGAGTGTATGCCGTAATGGAAGCCGCCATCCGAATGTTCGGTCCGAGGTATGAAAAGGATCCCCGGGTGCTGGCCGTCGGTCCGGCCGCCTGCTTTACCGATTTTGGCGCCATTGGGTCCGCTCCGGTGAAAAAGGGGGAACTGACTCATGTGGACACCTGGGCTGGCAGGGGGGGCTTCGGCAGCAAGTTGTTTCAGGAGCACGGTCTTTTGGGCATCATCTACGGCGGAACGCATATCGACGATGATTTTCGCGATCGCTCCGTGGCGGACGAATGGTTTCAGGATAAATTCAACCAGCGCATGGCAGCCAAAGACATGGAGGCCACCACCAAGTACCGATACGACCCGAAATTCAATACCGGCGGTACGTTCGGGATCAATTACGCCGCCATGGACGGCGATATCCTGGCATTCAATTATCGCACCATCCACTGGCGTCAGGAAAAGCGGCGAGATCTTCACGAACGGTTTATCCTGAACCACTACCTCAAACAGTTCAATGAAGAGACCATAGAAGCCAAACAGCAGCGGACGTGTGGAGAACCTTGTGCGGCGGTGTGTAAAAAAATGCATGGCATATTCAAGAAAGACTATGAGCCCTACCAGACCATGGGCCCTTTATGCGGCGTCTTCGATCAGCGGGCTGCCGAACAACTCAACCACCATGCCGACCGCTTGGGTTTCGATGCCATTTCCGTCGGTGGGACCCTTGCCTGGCTCATGGATTGCCTGGACGATGGTCTGATCACACCGGCATCGTTGGGTGTAACTCAAAAGCCCAGGTGGGAGATGGCGACGTTTGATGTGGTGAGCGATTCCATGCATAATGCCGAACTGGGCATGGCGCTCCTGAATCAGATGATTCTGCCCGGCGGGAAAATATCGCTGCAATTCGGGGTTCGGAAATTTGCACGCCGGTTATCACGGGAAAAGGGCCGGGCGGTGCTGGATCGATTCGTATACAATGCCTTTGCCCGCCAGGGCTGGATGGTTCCCAACCAGTACTGGACACCCGGTGCTTTAGCGCCCATGGCCATCACGGGCAAATATTACATGCACTACGGCCGTGACTTCCTGCCGCCCCGTGAACTGGGAAGAGAAAATGCCCGTCGCATGCTCAAGGAGCTGATACTGGACAATCTCGGGTTTTGCCGTTTTCACCGCGCCTGGGCGGAAACACTGCTTCCCGAGATCCTGAACAACCTCTTCGGGGAAAAGGATGCGTTTCTGCGCTCGATCACCCTGACTGCAAGCCGCATCACCAGCCGGAATGCATCCGTGTTCTGGGAGTCGGAACGTAACATGGACATGGTGTTTGAATTCCTGAAGAACAAAAAACGGATCGACGGGGCCAACCACCCTGAGCTGGACCGCTGGATCGAGTTTTTCACACGCGATAAGCATGCCGCCGCCTACGAATTCTGGTATGACATGCACAAAGGCATCCATGAAATGCTTCGGGAATATCCGGTGTGA
- a CDS encoding HAD-IC family P-type ATPase, which produces MKQKEHACRLCEEKWHAFEEQDVYQQLQSGVDGLDDQEAERRLVYYGPNTLPVKEPPTIWAILLHQVLNPLIFILLAAAVASLAIGEGVDAVFILIVIVLNSGLGAYQEYQAEKSAAGLQRLLKIMARVRRGGKEVDIPAEGVVPGDTVLLESGNKVPADLRLFQVNSLAADESFLTGESIASEKTTGPLPEETVVGDRKNMAFAGSTITSGRGIGIVVGTGTETQVGIIAQTVTESESGKPPLVLRMERFVKHISILVLVISAGLALLLWTQGRDLTAIFFFVVALAVSAIPEGLPVALTVALSIATKRMSARNVIVRKLTAVESLGSCTVIASDKTGTLTVNQQTVRTVVLADGRTFEFSGEGYNGEGEVSAGGSKTISSADRERLSRLAELSILANEGSLVQEAGIWKHRGDAMDVAFLAMGVKMGLNPEQVRSEVRIIREVPYESERKYSAVFFEKDGTGYVAAKGAVETMLDFCSGMARDGNPADLDREAIERQAEAMAERGLRVLAVAGGETGSASSGGLAEEIPLSGLLFYGLVGFIDPLRPEAVESVKICKTAGIQVLMITGDHPATAGTIAKELGLSDDDEPVVTGVQLSKAGSPDSPAFEKLVASTHVFARVSPTQKLEIVDVLIRRGEFVAVTGDGVNDAPALRRANIGVAMGSGTDVAKEVGSMIVADDNFASIVAGVEEGRFAYDNVRKVIYLLISTGAAEVLMFTTAIFAGLPIPLLAVQLLWLNLVTNGIQDVALAFEGGEPGAMKRTPRRPDETIFDAQMIWQTVVSGVTIGALAFSAWYWMVRVQMMDEAVARNLLLLSMVLLQNVHVFNCRSESTSALKVPLRRNVILIFGVLAAQGIHILSMYLPFMQRILETKPVAFTQWLLMLALAMGVLLVMEIFKRVSQKFEIQRRMTIV; this is translated from the coding sequence ATGAAACAAAAAGAACATGCCTGCCGGTTGTGTGAAGAAAAATGGCACGCCTTTGAAGAACAGGATGTTTACCAGCAGCTTCAGTCCGGAGTGGATGGGCTGGACGATCAGGAGGCGGAACGACGGCTGGTATACTACGGACCCAACACCCTGCCCGTCAAGGAACCGCCCACGATCTGGGCCATCCTGCTGCATCAGGTCCTCAACCCGCTGATATTCATTTTGTTGGCGGCGGCAGTCGCTTCGCTGGCCATCGGGGAAGGCGTTGATGCCGTGTTTATTCTCATCGTCATTGTTCTGAACAGCGGCCTGGGGGCCTATCAGGAGTATCAGGCCGAAAAGAGCGCCGCCGGCCTCCAGCGGCTGCTCAAGATCATGGCGCGGGTGCGACGAGGGGGCAAGGAGGTGGACATTCCCGCCGAAGGGGTGGTGCCGGGCGACACTGTGCTTCTGGAATCTGGCAACAAAGTGCCGGCCGACCTGCGTTTGTTCCAGGTCAACAGCCTCGCGGCCGACGAAAGCTTTCTGACCGGCGAATCCATCGCTTCGGAAAAGACAACTGGGCCACTGCCTGAAGAAACCGTTGTGGGGGACCGCAAGAACATGGCCTTTGCCGGATCGACCATTACCTCCGGCAGGGGGATCGGGATCGTCGTCGGCACCGGTACAGAGACCCAGGTGGGCATTATCGCCCAAACCGTCACCGAATCGGAAAGCGGTAAACCCCCGCTGGTGCTGCGGATGGAACGGTTCGTCAAACACATCAGCATCCTGGTGCTGGTGATCAGCGCCGGTCTTGCACTTCTTCTGTGGACCCAGGGCCGAGATCTTACGGCGATTTTCTTCTTTGTGGTGGCCCTGGCGGTTTCGGCCATTCCCGAAGGCCTTCCCGTTGCGCTCACGGTTGCGCTCTCCATCGCCACCAAACGAATGTCCGCCCGAAACGTCATCGTACGCAAGCTCACAGCGGTTGAAAGCCTCGGAAGCTGCACGGTGATCGCCAGCGACAAGACAGGCACCCTGACCGTCAACCAGCAGACCGTCCGTACCGTTGTCTTGGCGGATGGGCGAACCTTCGAGTTTTCCGGAGAGGGGTACAACGGCGAAGGAGAAGTTTCGGCGGGCGGAAGCAAAACCATATCCTCCGCCGATCGGGAGCGGCTGAGCCGGTTGGCGGAACTATCGATTCTGGCCAACGAGGGGTCGCTCGTCCAAGAAGCAGGTATCTGGAAACATCGCGGAGATGCGATGGATGTGGCTTTTCTTGCCATGGGCGTCAAGATGGGCCTAAATCCAGAACAGGTAAGAAGCGAGGTCCGAATCATCCGGGAAGTCCCCTATGAATCCGAACGGAAATATTCGGCGGTCTTTTTTGAAAAAGACGGCACCGGATATGTCGCTGCAAAGGGTGCCGTGGAAACGATGCTGGATTTTTGCAGCGGCATGGCTCGGGACGGCAATCCGGCGGATCTTGACCGGGAGGCCATCGAGCGGCAGGCGGAAGCCATGGCGGAAAGAGGACTGCGCGTGCTGGCCGTGGCCGGTGGCGAAACCGGAAGCGCCTCATCCGGCGGCCTTGCGGAAGAAATACCCCTTTCCGGATTACTTTTTTACGGACTGGTGGGATTCATCGATCCCCTGCGTCCGGAAGCCGTCGAATCGGTGAAGATATGCAAGACAGCCGGCATTCAGGTTCTGATGATCACCGGAGATCATCCCGCCACCGCCGGCACCATCGCCAAAGAACTGGGATTGTCCGATGACGATGAGCCGGTGGTTACGGGCGTGCAGTTGAGTAAGGCCGGTTCGCCGGACAGTCCGGCTTTCGAAAAGCTGGTGGCATCGACCCATGTGTTTGCCCGTGTCTCGCCGACGCAGAAGCTGGAAATCGTCGATGTGTTGATCCGCCGGGGAGAATTTGTGGCGGTCACCGGCGACGGGGTCAACGACGCCCCGGCCCTGCGGCGGGCCAATATCGGCGTGGCCATGGGTTCGGGCACGGATGTCGCCAAGGAAGTGGGTTCCATGATCGTTGCCGACGACAATTTCGCATCCATCGTGGCCGGGGTCGAAGAAGGAAGATTCGCCTACGACAACGTGCGCAAGGTGATTTACCTGCTCATTTCCACCGGTGCGGCGGAGGTGTTGATGTTTACCACGGCGATTTTTGCGGGCCTGCCCATTCCTTTGCTGGCGGTTCAGTTACTCTGGCTCAACTTGGTGACCAATGGTATTCAAGACGTCGCCCTGGCCTTTGAGGGGGGTGAACCGGGTGCGATGAAACGCACACCCCGAAGACCCGACGAAACTATTTTTGACGCCCAGATGATTTGGCAAACCGTTGTTTCGGGTGTGACCATCGGCGCGCTGGCTTTTAGTGCCTGGTACTGGATGGTGCGCGTGCAAATGATGGACGAGGCCGTCGCCCGCAACCTCCTATTGCTCTCCATGGTTCTACTCCAGAACGTTCACGTGTTCAACTGCCGGTCCGAGTCGACTTCCGCACTAAAGGTGCCGCTGCGAAGGAATGTCATCTTGATCTTTGGGGTGTTGGCGGCCCAGGGTATCCATATTCTGAGCATGTATCTGCCTTTCATGCAGAGAATCCTGGAAACCAAGCCGGTGGCCTTTACGCAGTGGCTTCTGATGCTGGCTCTGGCGATGGGGGTGTTGCTGGTGATGGAGATCTTTAAGCGGGTGAGCCAAAAGTTTGAAATCCAAAGGCGTATGACCATTGTTTGA
- a CDS encoding cation-translocating P-type ATPase — MSEKGGRPVNWHQLDPAEVAENLQSSGRGLASEEARRRYEQYGPNELIEKGKKKAWRILLAQVKEVMILILLAAVVISAALREYIDAIVIFVIVVLNTILGFWQEFKAENAMAALKKMTVPNVRVRRDGAERQITAKDLVPGDILLIEAGNIVPADARLIAAANLKVQEAALTGESESVDKGTGALPDGDLALADRRNMIYRGTVVTYGRGEAVVTDTGMQTELGKIATMLQEVEDEQTPLQRRLAKLGRSLAMAAGVLIIIVAGMIYLQGAGLKETFMTAISMAVAAIPEGLPAVVTIALALGAQQMLKKNALIRRLPAVETLGAVTVICSDKTGTLTQNKMTVSDVVLPDRRYSLNEAVAERGDDDLGLLLLAGTLCNDAVIDENSPNGILGDPTEGALVLAAQQAGLVQRDLQAMLPRVRELPFDSERKRMSTVHVLPSSSQEKTLHPVLAAAGHQRSADHLVLTKGATDGLIEVCSRILINGVVQSLGEKRKEEISAENTAMAKNGIRVLGLAYRLMDADELDQPARYEQDLVFLGMACMLDPVRPEAIESVRLCKQAGIRPIMITGDHPLTAVAIAKDLGLTTSDTVLTGQDLDQMTVDALSAQIKEVSVFARVSPKHKMVIIDALQAQHEIVSMTGDGVNDAPALKSADIGVAMGITGTDVSKESSDMVLLDDNFATIVAAVKEGRRIYDNIRKFVRYILTGNAGEIVVMLTGPLMGMPLPLLPIQILWINLVTDGVPAVALGFEAAERDVMNRPPYNPREGIFARGLGWQILVMGLIIGLISVGTGYWFWDGGTGSNAWQTMVFTMLTFCQMAYALCVRKQTQSLFTQSWLSNPVLLVAVGITLTLQLILIYVPFFNTVFRTMPLRPAELGICAVGALVIILITESKKMFLRGKQH, encoded by the coding sequence ATGAGTGAAAAAGGAGGCAGACCGGTCAACTGGCACCAGCTTGATCCAGCCGAAGTTGCAGAGAACCTGCAATCGTCCGGGAGGGGCCTGGCTTCCGAAGAAGCCCGCCGCCGCTATGAGCAATACGGCCCCAACGAACTGATCGAAAAGGGAAAGAAAAAGGCCTGGCGGATTTTGTTGGCCCAGGTGAAGGAGGTCATGATCCTGATTCTGCTGGCCGCCGTGGTCATTTCGGCGGCGCTGCGGGAATATATCGATGCCATCGTGATTTTCGTCATTGTGGTGCTCAATACGATTCTGGGGTTTTGGCAGGAATTCAAGGCCGAAAACGCTATGGCGGCCCTAAAGAAAATGACGGTGCCCAATGTGCGGGTTCGGCGTGACGGCGCAGAGCGGCAGATTACGGCCAAGGACCTGGTGCCGGGCGACATCCTGCTCATCGAAGCCGGAAACATTGTGCCGGCGGATGCCCGACTGATCGCAGCCGCAAATCTCAAAGTCCAGGAAGCGGCCCTGACCGGCGAATCCGAATCGGTGGACAAGGGTACCGGCGCGCTGCCGGACGGCGATCTTGCCCTGGCCGACCGCAGGAACATGATTTACAGGGGAACGGTAGTGACCTACGGGCGCGGCGAGGCCGTGGTCACCGATACCGGCATGCAGACCGAACTGGGTAAAATCGCCACCATGCTTCAGGAAGTGGAGGATGAACAAACCCCGCTGCAACGGCGGTTGGCGAAACTTGGCAGATCGTTGGCCATGGCCGCCGGGGTGTTGATCATCATCGTTGCCGGCATGATCTATCTGCAGGGTGCGGGCTTGAAGGAGACGTTCATGACCGCCATCAGCATGGCGGTGGCGGCCATCCCAGAAGGCCTGCCGGCTGTCGTCACCATCGCTCTGGCGCTGGGCGCACAACAGATGTTGAAGAAAAATGCGTTGATCCGGCGACTTCCGGCCGTGGAAACGCTGGGCGCGGTGACCGTAATTTGTTCCGACAAAACCGGCACCCTGACGCAAAATAAAATGACGGTTTCGGACGTGGTGCTGCCGGATCGCCGGTATTCCCTTAATGAAGCGGTGGCCGAGCGCGGTGATGATGATCTTGGGCTGCTGTTGCTGGCTGGGACGCTATGCAACGATGCTGTCATTGACGAAAATTCGCCAAACGGCATTCTTGGCGATCCCACCGAAGGCGCACTGGTGCTTGCGGCCCAACAGGCGGGACTGGTGCAACGCGATCTGCAAGCCATGCTGCCGCGTGTTCGCGAACTGCCCTTTGACTCCGAGCGTAAACGCATGTCCACCGTTCACGTCCTGCCGTCGTCTTCCCAGGAAAAGACATTGCACCCGGTTCTTGCCGCCGCCGGACACCAGAGGTCCGCCGATCATTTGGTCTTGACCAAGGGGGCGACCGATGGCTTGATCGAGGTGTGCAGCCGAATTCTGATAAACGGCGTTGTTCAATCCCTGGGCGAAAAGAGAAAAGAGGAGATTTCAGCCGAAAACACCGCAATGGCGAAAAACGGCATTCGGGTGCTGGGTTTGGCCTATCGGTTGATGGATGCCGACGAGCTGGACCAACCGGCGCGCTACGAGCAGGATCTGGTTTTTCTGGGTATGGCGTGCATGCTCGATCCGGTGCGTCCCGAAGCGATTGAGTCCGTCCGGTTGTGCAAGCAGGCCGGGATTCGCCCGATTATGATCACCGGCGATCATCCCCTGACGGCTGTCGCCATCGCCAAGGATTTGGGGCTGACGACCTCCGATACGGTTCTGACCGGGCAGGATCTGGACCAGATGACCGTCGACGCGCTCAGCGCCCAAATCAAGGAGGTTTCCGTTTTTGCGCGCGTCTCGCCCAAGCATAAGATGGTCATCATCGACGCGCTGCAAGCTCAGCATGAGATTGTCTCGATGACGGGCGACGGCGTCAACGATGCGCCGGCGCTGAAATCAGCCGACATTGGTGTGGCCATGGGGATTACGGGGACCGACGTCAGCAAAGAATCCTCCGATATGGTCCTGCTGGATGATAATTTCGCCACCATCGTCGCCGCCGTCAAAGAAGGCCGCCGCATTTACGATAATATCCGCAAATTCGTCAGATACATCCTCACCGGTAATGCCGGTGAAATTGTTGTTATGCTTACCGGCCCGCTAATGGGGATGCCGCTGCCACTGCTGCCGATTCAGATTTTATGGATCAATCTGGTGACCGATGGCGTGCCGGCCGTTGCTTTGGGGTTCGAAGCAGCCGAGCGCGATGTGATGAACCGGCCGCCGTACAATCCGCGGGAAGGCATTTTCGCGCGCGGGCTGGGCTGGCAGATTCTCGTCATGGGCCTGATCATCGGCTTGATCTCGGTGGGGACCGGGTACTGGTTCTGGGATGGCGGAACAGGTTCGAACGCCTGGCAGACCATGGTGTTCACGATGCTGACGTTCTGTCAGATGGCCTATGCACTGTGTGTGCGCAAACAAACGCAATCGTTGTTCACGCAATCCTGGCTCAGCAACCCGGTGTTGTTGGTGGCCGTTGGTATCACACTGACCCTGCAGTTGATCCTTATTTATGTCCCGTTTTTTAACACCGTGTTTCGCACCATGCCGCTGCGGCCGGCAGAACTGGGTATCTGCGCCGTTGGAGCCCTGGTGATTATACTGATTACGGAATCGAAAAAAATGTTCCTGCGCGGCAAGCAGCATTGA
- a CDS encoding type I restriction-modification system subunit M N-terminal domain-containing protein, with the protein MALFLNKPKLDNLAAEIWKSAERLRGKFKAYEYQKVVLPIIVVRRLACVLIKWRRERAAEVLTKRPKLTEKELAKLVKGLETSTVPFSNKTDWTLRKVYEEDHTLLEENFRAYINGFLMNVDDIIKHFNYRAAIGQMVKNNRLALILMPGRMPSGR; encoded by the coding sequence ATGGCCCTTTTCCTGAATAAACCCAAACTCGACAATCTGGCCGCCGAGATATGGAAATCCGCCGAGCGTTTGCGCGGCAAGTTCAAGGCCTACGAATACCAAAAGGTCGTCTTGCCCATCATTGTGGTCCGTCGTCTTGCGTGTGTACTTATCAAGTGGCGGAGGGAGAGAGCCGCCGAAGTCCTGACCAAGCGACCCAAACTCACTGAAAAAGAGCTTGCCAAGCTTGTGAAAGGCTTGGAAACCAGCACTGTCCCGTTCTCCAACAAGACGGACTGGACCCTGCGCAAGGTCTATGAAGAGGACCACACTCTGCTGGAGGAGAATTTCCGCGCTTACATCAACGGTTTTTTAATGAACGTAGATGATATCATCAAGCATTTCAACTATCGGGCCGCCATCGGCCAGATGGTGAAGAACAACCGTCTGGCGCTGATCCTCATGCCGGGGCGGATGCCGTCCGGGCGGTGA
- a CDS encoding Na/Pi symporter: MFDAWKFLAGLGIFLFGMFMMEESIRLLAGRSLKAMIRRFAGTRAKALCTGFFSTAVLQSSSAVSLTVLAFVGAGLLTLGNAIAVIMGAMVGTTLTAWIVAVFGFSIKIDALALPMTGLGGLGLIALGKSPRYVHLSKIVAAFGFLFLGLDYMKTSVETLAAAIDLSTLPNLGLWVYVLTGIVLTAIMQSSSAAIAVILTTLFAGIINFGQAAAMVIGANVGTTVTILIGAIGGIPAKKQTALSSLIFNTGTALVMLPMLSPAFWIIGRFFDPSDNAVMGIAAFHTLFNLVGVVLFFPAIPVLVRYLERFFPEERTILSRFINNTSPQVPEAATVALRNEVLHQLDLSLGFIADRYRLSPHPSLPVFDQSLTPSLSVTAIHYRDLERLHAEIFAFYARMQAHEIEETEALQLEPVIRSSRSIMNATKNLFELLSEIEEIGRDDNPFMIEAYRGFKARLGRLVAQAEKVVQAPGDGNINEALNSFFQSVEAVDKRFIGSCAKAVSEGTVREHEVTRLLMANRFFTQSNRMVTLSMQALTRGVSFSEDREHSHDDGNL, from the coding sequence TTGTTTGACGCGTGGAAATTTCTGGCCGGACTGGGCATTTTCCTGTTCGGGATGTTCATGATGGAAGAATCCATCAGGTTATTAGCCGGGCGGTCGTTGAAGGCCATGATCCGACGGTTTGCCGGCACAAGGGCCAAGGCCTTATGCACCGGGTTTTTCAGTACTGCGGTGCTTCAGAGCAGCTCTGCAGTATCGCTCACGGTGCTGGCCTTTGTGGGCGCCGGGCTTCTGACCCTGGGCAATGCCATTGCGGTCATCATGGGCGCCATGGTGGGTACGACCCTTACGGCCTGGATCGTGGCCGTGTTCGGGTTTTCGATAAAGATCGATGCACTGGCCCTGCCCATGACCGGCCTGGGTGGACTCGGTTTGATCGCGCTGGGTAAATCGCCCCGCTATGTCCATCTCAGCAAGATCGTGGCGGCCTTCGGGTTTCTCTTTCTGGGCCTGGATTACATGAAAACCAGCGTGGAAACGCTTGCGGCTGCCATCGATCTGTCGACGCTGCCAAACCTGGGCCTATGGGTGTATGTTCTGACTGGAATCGTGCTGACCGCCATCATGCAGTCCAGTTCCGCTGCCATCGCCGTGATTCTCACCACGCTTTTTGCCGGCATCATCAACTTTGGGCAGGCAGCAGCCATGGTGATCGGCGCCAATGTAGGCACCACGGTGACTATTCTGATCGGCGCCATCGGCGGCATTCCGGCAAAAAAACAGACGGCGCTCAGTTCACTGATCTTCAACACGGGGACCGCCCTGGTGATGTTGCCCATGCTGTCTCCGGCCTTTTGGATTATTGGCCGCTTTTTCGATCCGTCAGACAATGCCGTGATGGGGATCGCCGCGTTCCATACCCTTTTCAATCTTGTCGGGGTTGTGCTCTTCTTTCCGGCCATTCCCGTGCTTGTGCGTTATCTGGAACGCTTCTTTCCCGAAGAGCGAACCATATTGAGCCGATTTATCAACAACACTTCTCCCCAGGTGCCGGAGGCGGCCACCGTTGCGTTGCGCAACGAGGTGTTGCATCAATTGGACTTGTCACTTGGTTTCATCGCCGATAGGTATCGTCTCAGCCCGCACCCTTCGCTCCCTGTCTTCGACCAATCGTTAACGCCATCGCTGAGCGTTACGGCCATTCATTACAGAGATCTGGAGCGATTGCATGCCGAAATATTCGCCTTTTATGCCCGCATGCAGGCTCATGAAATAGAAGAAACCGAGGCGCTGCAATTGGAACCGGTGATCCGGTCGAGCCGCAGCATCATGAACGCAACCAAGAATTTGTTCGAGCTGCTTTCCGAAATCGAAGAGATCGGCAGGGACGACAACCCGTTCATGATCGAGGCTTATCGGGGCTTTAAGGCGCGGCTGGGGCGGCTGGTAGCACAAGCCGAAAAGGTCGTTCAGGCGCCCGGTGATGGAAACATAAATGAGGCGTTAAACAGTTTTTTCCAGTCAGTGGAAGCGGTGGACAAACGATTCATCGGGTCGTGCGCCAAAGCCGTTTCAGAAGGAACGGTCCGGGAGCACGAAGTGACCCGGTTGTTGATGGCCAACCGGTTTTTCACTCAATCCAACCGGATGGTGACGCTGAGCATGCAGGCGCTGACGCGTGGGGTTTCTTTTTCTGAGGACCGTGAGCATTCTCATGACGATGGCAACCTCTGA
- a CDS encoding cytoplasmic protein produces MGTRNSNRGKELGALDELIAEITVDAYGDDEQLWAFRQAFEEDIALPADGFVIGEPVSVIAIDYDGNERRGLTAKCRREDGTEYVIAISEVVLPKASAGARYIAAYRRWLNLEPYPAEAKTPSRRVRQHKATDDDIDLSKPVELVALSVMERAARCRLLGSDRIITLRANRLWEVVPGAIVTVTPRKQWRYGGHPYLSGDIQSTRIDVKVLDLVPLGLEEMGMWDPKEEYWGEEGEPIEEWAKPIIAHGPRPMFEMEQVLPGEDPDDPFNDPITRSNDLKDAGERTEAEKILMQLCQADLRCLDAHSHLGNFVFDHHPQDAVHHYEVGLCIGELSLGDDFTGVLAWGLIDNRPFLRCMHGYGLCLWRLGRFDDAEHIFEKMLWLNPSDNQGVRFLIDKVKAKTTWEDRENE; encoded by the coding sequence CAATAGGGGCAAGGAACTCGGCGCATTGGACGAGTTGATCGCGGAGATCACCGTCGATGCGTACGGCGATGATGAACAGCTCTGGGCCTTTCGGCAGGCCTTTGAGGAAGACATTGCCCTGCCTGCCGACGGTTTCGTCATCGGGGAACCGGTTTCAGTGATCGCAATAGACTATGACGGGAACGAACGGCGCGGTCTGACGGCAAAGTGCCGTCGCGAGGACGGGACGGAATATGTAATTGCGATTTCCGAGGTCGTGCTGCCGAAGGCTTCGGCAGGGGCGCGTTACATCGCCGCCTACCGCAGGTGGCTCAACCTCGAGCCTTACCCTGCCGAGGCCAAGACACCTTCCCGTCGCGTGCGGCAGCACAAGGCCACCGACGATGACATCGACCTGAGCAAACCGGTCGAATTGGTCGCCCTGTCGGTCATGGAGCGGGCCGCCCGATGCCGTTTGCTGGGAAGCGACCGGATCATTACCTTGCGTGCCAACCGCCTTTGGGAGGTGGTGCCTGGCGCCATCGTCACGGTGACACCCCGGAAGCAGTGGCGTTACGGCGGTCATCCGTATCTTTCCGGCGATATTCAATCGACCCGGATCGACGTGAAGGTCCTTGATCTGGTTCCCCTGGGGCTTGAAGAGATGGGCATGTGGGACCCCAAGGAAGAGTACTGGGGAGAAGAAGGCGAGCCCATCGAGGAATGGGCCAAGCCGATCATCGCCCACGGCCCACGCCCCATGTTCGAGATGGAACAGGTGCTGCCCGGCGAGGACCCTGATGATCCTTTCAATGACCCCATCACCCGCTCCAACGACCTCAAAGATGCCGGCGAGCGGACAGAGGCGGAAAAGATCTTGATGCAGCTGTGCCAGGCGGACCTGCGCTGTCTCGATGCCCACTCGCATCTGGGCAATTTCGTCTTTGACCACCATCCCCAGGATGCCGTCCACCATTACGAAGTCGGTTTGTGCATCGGCGAGCTGTCTTTGGGTGACGACTTTACCGGCGTCTTAGCGTGGGGCCTGATCGACAACCGCCCGTTTCTGCGCTGCATGCACGGCTATGGATTGTGTCTCTGGCGGCTTGGGCGCTTTGACGATGCGGAGCACATATTTGAGAAGATGCTCTGGCTGAACCCGTCCGACAACCAGGGCGTGCGGTTTCTTATCGACAAGGTGAAGGCAAAAACAACTTGGGAGGATCGTGAGAACGAATAA